A stretch of Pseudomonas sp. 7SR1 DNA encodes these proteins:
- a CDS encoding helix-turn-helix transcriptional regulator, with product MEYTFTLKYQLAEDGRDPNELVERLGEAGCDDALVGIGQPGRLALEFTREADSADAAVRSALADVRSAAPSARLIEVAPDLVGLTDVAEMVGVSRQNMRKLMLAHPSSFPAPVHEGSASIWHLADVLAWLQAKGSYSLARNVLDVAQVALQVNVAKEGQRLPRSAFKELQALVG from the coding sequence ATGGAATACACCTTCACCCTGAAATACCAGCTCGCTGAGGATGGCCGTGACCCGAATGAATTGGTCGAGCGCTTGGGCGAGGCTGGCTGCGACGATGCCTTGGTCGGCATAGGGCAGCCGGGGCGGCTTGCGCTGGAATTCACCCGCGAGGCGGATAGTGCTGATGCTGCTGTACGCAGCGCGTTGGCCGATGTACGGAGCGCCGCACCGTCGGCCAGACTGATCGAGGTTGCTCCGGATCTTGTCGGCTTGACCGATGTGGCGGAGATGGTTGGCGTGTCACGACAGAACATGCGCAAACTGATGCTGGCCCATCCGAGCAGCTTTCCAGCTCCAGTGCATGAGGGGAGTGCGTCGATCTGGCACCTAGCGGATGTGCTGGCCTGGCTGCAGGCCAAGGGCAGCTACTCTCTGGCGAGGAACGTCCTGGATGTAGCGCAGGTGGCTCTGCAGGTCAACGTGGCCAAGGAGGGCCAGCGGCTGCCGCGGTCTGCGTTTAAGGAGCTGCAAGCCCTGGTCGGATGA
- a CDS encoding helix-turn-helix transcriptional regulator — MENTPSGPVGRAYDSKNSLTAPLPGSAAYEELPQFPKSCALPFRRTIRRKELRLIVPLAETTIYEMERRGEFPRRFNLTPRCVVWDLAEVEAWIEERKQTPRDSSSKPDVHLRKTRPVRTGSREG, encoded by the coding sequence ATGGAGAATACCCCGTCAGGCCCGGTGGGTAGAGCTTATGACTCGAAGAACAGCCTCACTGCCCCGCTGCCGGGTTCGGCCGCCTATGAGGAGCTTCCTCAGTTTCCTAAGTCCTGCGCCCTGCCCTTCCGTCGCACCATACGCAGAAAGGAGCTGCGCCTGATCGTTCCTTTAGCTGAAACGACCATCTACGAAATGGAGCGCCGCGGCGAATTCCCGCGCCGTTTCAATCTGACGCCTCGTTGCGTTGTGTGGGACCTGGCAGAAGTGGAAGCCTGGATCGAAGAACGGAAACAAACCCCTCGCGACAGCAGCTCCAAACCGGATGTCCACCTACGAAAAACCCGCCCTGTTCGGACGGGTTCGCGCGAAGGATGA